The Desulfoscipio gibsoniae DSM 7213 genome contains a region encoding:
- the tnpA gene encoding IS200/IS605 family transposase, translating into MKNQTWKSTGTAVYNINYHFVWSTKYRKKALTPPIEETLKAVIIDLCEGHGYELITMEVMPDHVHIFLSAPPKIAPAVIAKILKGASARMLFTQRPELKKKLWGGHLWNPSYYVGTAGDMSKETIQRYIETQKEGGEAGAAH; encoded by the coding sequence ATGAAAAACCAAACTTGGAAGTCAACAGGCACAGCAGTTTACAACATCAACTATCACTTTGTATGGTCAACCAAGTATCGCAAAAAAGCGCTAACACCGCCCATCGAAGAAACCCTAAAGGCGGTTATCATTGACCTTTGCGAGGGGCACGGATATGAGCTAATCACAATGGAGGTGATGCCGGATCATGTGCATATTTTCCTATCCGCGCCCCCGAAAATAGCCCCGGCGGTAATTGCTAAAATACTCAAAGGAGCCAGTGCCAGAATGCTATTCACCCAGCGCCCGGAACTAAAGAAGAAACTATGGGGCGGTCACCTGTGGAACCCGTCCTATTACGTGGGTACCGCCGGTGACATGTCCAAAGAGACTATCCAGCGCTATATCGAAACCCAAAAGGAAGGCGGTGAAGCCGGTGCTGCTCACTGA
- a CDS encoding RNA-guided endonuclease InsQ/TnpB family protein, producing the protein MLLTEKVVLSPTPKQEQWLWQMSMAATKLYNIALQQRRWHFYRQHGTAQSLSYTYQNSQLVELKKAFPCFKQLYSLVAQEVLRLVNKDYRSFWGRLKNQRLNGDEVTARPPRFKSALKYFTLPYIQSGFELDDEYLVVSGGMESYKTSKGKTKRRQHKERIKIEGYRNLPDNIHSLTISYEKGKYYANLVYEITPAKLGSERPLKVVAFDPGVKTFLTGATDSGCLIEVHSTVNRSTRYFDKEIDLVKSKLDRCKKGSRRWRRLKKALSTLYQRRAGQINGTLHATAKLLANSRHDIISVGNPNKLGMASSDPAKGKGNQRINRAVQNNWPHKKFLGYLGYKTESRGKYTHKADERYSTQTCSNCGNRQKLKPTIRTYKCPKCAMVLGRDDNAAINLLNNLLTSFYRPKVNYRDYRKKKIYSRTLSGQWYVAYKKVG; encoded by the coding sequence GTGCTGCTCACTGAGAAGGTCGTCCTTTCACCGACCCCAAAACAGGAACAGTGGCTCTGGCAAATGAGTATGGCCGCCACAAAGCTGTATAATATCGCCCTGCAACAGCGCAGGTGGCACTTTTACCGGCAGCACGGCACCGCCCAAAGCCTAAGTTATACTTACCAGAACAGTCAACTGGTAGAGTTAAAAAAAGCGTTCCCTTGCTTCAAACAACTTTACAGCCTGGTCGCCCAAGAGGTCCTGAGACTAGTTAACAAAGACTATCGTTCATTCTGGGGCCGTTTAAAAAACCAGCGGCTAAACGGCGATGAGGTTACTGCCAGGCCACCCCGGTTCAAAAGTGCACTTAAATACTTTACGCTACCCTATATTCAAAGCGGTTTTGAGCTGGACGATGAATATTTGGTAGTTTCCGGCGGCATGGAGTCTTATAAAACCAGCAAAGGCAAAACAAAGCGTCGTCAGCATAAAGAACGCATCAAGATCGAAGGCTACCGTAACCTGCCGGACAATATCCATAGTCTGACCATCTCCTACGAGAAGGGCAAATATTATGCCAACCTGGTGTATGAAATAACCCCTGCCAAGCTGGGCAGCGAACGTCCCCTAAAGGTTGTCGCCTTTGACCCCGGCGTTAAGACGTTCCTGACCGGGGCCACCGACAGCGGGTGCCTTATAGAGGTACACTCTACCGTTAATCGCAGCACCAGGTACTTCGACAAAGAAATCGACCTCGTAAAATCCAAACTCGACCGGTGCAAGAAAGGTTCCCGGCGCTGGAGGAGACTAAAAAAAGCACTAAGCACACTTTATCAGCGTCGCGCTGGCCAGATAAACGGTACCCTGCACGCCACAGCAAAACTACTGGCTAACAGCCGTCACGATATTATTTCCGTTGGTAATCCCAACAAACTGGGGATGGCATCAAGCGACCCGGCCAAAGGTAAAGGCAACCAACGTATCAACCGTGCCGTACAGAATAACTGGCCCCATAAGAAGTTCCTCGGCTACCTCGGCTATAAGACAGAAAGCCGCGGTAAGTATACTCACAAAGCCGACGAACGGTATAGCACCCAGACGTGCTCTAATTGCGGCAACCGGCAGAAACTCAAGCCCACGATACGCACCTACAAATGCCCCAAATGCGCTATGGTGCTAGGTAGGGACGATAACGCCGCAATCAACCTGCTGAATAACTTATTAACCAGCTTCTACAGGCCGAAAGTGAACTACAGGGACTATCGCAAGAAGAAGATATATAGCCGTACCCTAAGTGGTCAGTGGTATGTGGCCTATAAGAAGGTTGGCTAA
- a CDS encoding MATE family efflux transporter has product MMSSSSLMVVSVNWMLLIFGSEIHIAVFGIINRVMAFAYLPITGIVQGMQPIIGYNYGAKLQGRVTQTFKLGLTYQRL; this is encoded by the coding sequence ATGATGTCGTCCTCCAGCTTGATGGTGGTTTCTGTTAACTGGATGCTGTTGATCTTTGGCAGCGAAATTCATATTGCCGTTTTTGGTATTATTAACCGGGTTATGGCTTTTGCCTATCTGCCTATTACTGGGATTGTGCAAGGAATGCAGCCGATCATTGGCTATAATTATGGCGCTAAATTACAGGGAAGAGTTACACAAACCTTTAAACTAGGGTTAACGTATCAACGATTATAG
- a CDS encoding MATE family efflux transporter — protein sequence MVIPELLMNIFSNDNHVIANGTNALRLIFLLAPIIGFQMVTTGLYQALGKAKTSLMLSMSRQLLFLIPIVLTLPHLYGLKGVWMSFPIADLLALLLALIVLLKDRKVFFPNLSCEGRRR from the coding sequence ATGGTTATTCCGGAGTTATTGATGAACATTTTCTCTAATGATAATCACGTAATTGCCAACGGAACGAATGCTTTAAGATTGATTTTTCTGTTAGCACCAATCATCGGCTTTCAAATGGTAACTACAGGTCTTTATCAAGCATTAGGAAAAGCTAAAACATCTTTAATGTTATCGATGTCAAGACAACTTTTGTTCCTTATTCCTATCGTTTTAACACTCCCACATTTATACGGGTTGAAAGGTGTGTGGATGTCATTTCCAATTGCGGATTTATTAGCCTTACTTTTGGCATTGATTGTTTTATTAAAGGACCGAAAAGTGTTTTTCCCCAACCTCTCCTGCGAAGGACGCCGGCGTTGA
- a CDS encoding retropepsin-like aspartic protease produces the protein MYRLQFKNGLLYADIVIAHHGEKITINDVIIDTGASHSIILPDFLHEHDIGFDDSDELVVMSGIGGVEVSAVRKKIDTISIGDITLEGMIVDFGVIDPKDRVNGLIGLDFLKSAKVIINVDELTLYTK, from the coding sequence ATGTATCGCTTGCAATTTAAGAATGGTTTACTATATGCAGATATTGTTATTGCTCATCATGGTGAGAAAATTACGATAAATGATGTCATTATTGATACTGGTGCCAGTCATAGTATTATCTTACCTGACTTTTTACATGAACATGATATTGGATTTGACGATAGTGACGAACTGGTTGTTATGTCTGGTATTGGAGGAGTTGAAGTTTCTGCCGTGAGAAAGAAAATTGATACTATATCAATTGGTGATATAACTCTGGAAGGCATGATTGTTGATTTTGGCGTTATTGATCCAAAGGATAGAGTAAACGGCCTGATAGGACTAGATTTCCTGAAATCTGCAAAAGTAATCATTAACGTTGATGAATTGACCCTATATACAAAGTAA
- a CDS encoding S41 family peptidase has translation MMGGHGIHGDGFKKKVLGTVLVLIFFAFLVAAVRIIGTDYNQLGNFIKVFTLIRTQCIEEINTSTLVDGTIRGMVNALGDPYSVYLDAETFKQLMDEQIHGSFGGLGLVVGVKDGLLTVMQVYEDTPAYVNGVQASDRIIKINDRDVRGIDLETAGELMRGPVGTQIELYVLREGRHEPVQFEITREEIIIPTVESKMLSDSRIGYIMISNFTEKTPNEMLQTLAGLLDQGMRGIILDLRDNPGGELVATTQVADNFVPKGPIVYIDYRSGGKDVKNADDSYLQLPLAVLINEYSASAAEILAGAIRDTETGVLVGTTTFGKGIVQTLFPLDNGAGLKLTTARYLTPNKNDIHNKGIQPDIVVINRDDLPGDEQLDRAVQLMKEMINS, from the coding sequence ATGATGGGCGGACATGGTATACATGGAGACGGATTCAAGAAAAAGGTTTTGGGTACGGTTTTGGTGTTAATTTTTTTTGCTTTTTTAGTAGCAGCAGTCAGAATAATAGGAACTGACTATAATCAACTGGGCAATTTTATAAAAGTGTTTACCTTAATCCGGACCCAGTGCATTGAGGAGATAAATACCTCTACTTTGGTCGACGGGACCATTCGGGGTATGGTTAATGCGTTGGGAGACCCGTATTCGGTTTACCTGGATGCGGAAACGTTTAAGCAACTGATGGATGAACAGATTCATGGCTCCTTCGGTGGATTGGGCTTAGTGGTAGGGGTTAAAGACGGCTTACTTACCGTAATGCAAGTTTATGAGGATACGCCGGCTTACGTTAACGGCGTGCAAGCCAGTGACCGAATTATTAAGATCAATGACCGTGACGTACGGGGCATAGACCTGGAAACTGCTGGCGAATTAATGCGAGGCCCGGTAGGGACGCAGATTGAGTTGTATGTTTTGCGCGAGGGCAGACATGAGCCTGTTCAGTTCGAGATTACCAGGGAAGAAATCATTATTCCAACTGTTGAGAGTAAAATGCTGTCGGATTCCCGGATCGGTTATATCATGATCTCCAATTTCACTGAGAAAACTCCAAATGAAATGCTGCAAACACTTGCCGGTTTGCTGGATCAAGGCATGCGTGGAATCATTCTTGACTTGCGGGACAATCCCGGTGGTGAACTGGTTGCTACTACTCAGGTAGCGGATAATTTTGTCCCCAAAGGGCCAATAGTGTATATAGATTATCGTTCCGGTGGTAAGGATGTAAAGAATGCGGACGACAGTTACCTGCAGTTACCCCTGGCAGTGCTGATAAATGAATATAGCGCCAGCGCCGCCGAGATTCTGGCCGGCGCTATTCGAGACACCGAAACCGGCGTTCTAGTCGGTACCACTACATTTGGCAAGGGCATTGTACAGACACTGTTTCCCTTGGACAACGGGGCTGGGTTAAAGCTAACCACCGCACGATATCTGACTCCAAATAAAAATGATATCCACAACAAAGGAATCCAACCCGACATTGTGGTGATAAACAGGGATGATTTACCTGGAGATGAGCAACTCGATCGAGCCGTGCAGTTGATGAAGGAAATGATTAATTCTTAG
- a CDS encoding class I SAM-dependent methyltransferase, whose product MGNQSEVRKNFGQRASNYRLSNTHGNPIDLERMVNLLKPQSDAIALDVATGGGHTAIALASCVNKVVAIDITPEMLAEAEVASKQSDINNIVVQIEDVHNLNFPDGQFDIVASRFAAHHFFDVKKAVREMCRVLKPGGKLYILDCSVFNGDETEKEINRIELLRDSSHQCSYSPRQWNHILNKLPLTIQYTSLLKEQYKLPQWFDRMGTSPKNQQEIFRILNNLSEDSKVLYHFGDDYITTYRYEILAIKV is encoded by the coding sequence GTGGGCAATCAAAGCGAGGTTCGGAAAAATTTTGGGCAAAGAGCTTCAAACTATAGATTGAGTAATACTCATGGAAATCCGATCGATCTTGAAAGAATGGTTAATCTGTTAAAACCGCAGTCAGACGCAATTGCCTTAGACGTTGCAACCGGAGGAGGGCATACAGCTATTGCTCTAGCCAGTTGTGTCAATAAGGTGGTTGCTATTGATATAACCCCAGAAATGTTGGCAGAGGCGGAAGTGGCATCAAAACAATCCGATATAAACAATATTGTGGTTCAGATAGAAGATGTACATAACTTGAATTTTCCTGATGGCCAATTTGACATTGTTGCCTCAAGATTTGCTGCCCATCATTTTTTCGACGTTAAAAAAGCCGTTCGCGAAATGTGTAGGGTATTAAAGCCAGGAGGGAAACTCTACATACTTGATTGCTCGGTTTTTAATGGGGATGAAACGGAAAAAGAAATTAATCGTATTGAGCTTTTAAGAGACAGTTCACACCAATGTTCTTATTCGCCACGTCAGTGGAACCATATATTAAATAAATTACCATTGACTATACAATATACCTCTCTCTTAAAAGAACAATATAAACTGCCACAGTGGTTTGACAGAATGGGAACAAGCCCAAAAAATCAACAGGAAATCTTTCGAATACTTAATAACCTATCGGAAGATAGTAAAGTCCTTTATCACTTCGGAGATGATTACATAACCACATACCGCTATGAGATTTTAGCAATCAAAGTCTAA
- a CDS encoding helix-turn-helix domain-containing protein, which produces MNYIEIVNDAIQYIEFNLHRKLCLEELAFRYYISPMHFYRIFRAATNQTVKSYILGRKLSEAAIALRATDRNITDIAFQYGFNSHEQFTRDFKKMFRVTPSRYRKDNIQVSLMDRLDIVERDFKNANRDIIINYCCRDIKEIKLLGKEMLFHPEITCELEEAIRKGYEFEEEYFIKGTAGRLFNVMRIYISDDPLVSCFSGIPAEEYIGDTSSLEDRIIPGSKFAVFRYPDITGLIFHTIREDLYRWLCVTNLTLNNAIDIDMFTLRTKDYERTRNHFLYVPIL; this is translated from the coding sequence ATGAACTATATTGAAATAGTTAATGATGCCATACAATATATTGAGTTTAATTTGCACCGAAAGCTGTGCTTGGAAGAACTGGCGTTTCGGTATTACATTTCTCCTATGCATTTTTATCGAATCTTTCGGGCAGCGACCAATCAAACTGTTAAATCATATATTCTAGGAAGAAAGTTATCTGAAGCAGCCATTGCATTAAGGGCAACTGATCGTAACATCACAGACATTGCTTTTCAATATGGTTTTAATTCCCATGAACAGTTTACGCGGGATTTTAAAAAAATGTTTCGCGTTACCCCGAGCCGCTATAGAAAGGACAATATTCAGGTTTCATTGATGGATAGGTTGGATATTGTTGAACGGGATTTTAAAAATGCAAATAGAGATATTATTATTAACTACTGCTGCCGGGATATAAAAGAAATAAAACTCCTGGGAAAGGAAATGCTTTTCCATCCGGAGATTACCTGTGAATTGGAAGAAGCAATCCGCAAGGGATATGAATTTGAAGAGGAATACTTTATCAAAGGTACTGCCGGAAGGCTGTTTAATGTTATGCGTATTTATATCAGCGATGATCCCCTCGTTTCTTGTTTTTCCGGTATACCCGCGGAAGAGTACATTGGAGACACTTCCAGCTTGGAAGACAGAATTATTCCAGGTTCGAAGTTCGCTGTATTTAGATATCCGGACATTACGGGATTAATCTTTCATACGATACGAGAAGATTTGTATAGATGGCTCTGTGTAACAAATTTAACGTTAAATAATGCAATCGATATTGATATGTTTACATTACGAACTAAAGATTATGAGCGAACTCGAAATCATTTTTTATATGTACCTATACTTTGA